The following proteins come from a genomic window of Acetivibrio cellulolyticus CD2:
- a CDS encoding response regulator transcription factor gives MKRILIVEDDHSIGELEKDYLEINGFSVKICNEGVSGLNCIKEEEFDLLILDIMLPGIDGFEILKRVRDVKDIPILLVSAKKEEIDKIRGLGLGADDYITKPFSPGELVARVNAHISKYERLKSKYGNENPNETFTIRGLEIQKESRRVFVNGKELNMAQKEYELLLFMVQNPNRVFGREELFERIWGFDSLGDAATVTVHIARIREKIETDPSNPQYVETVWGAGYRFRA, from the coding sequence ATGAAAAGGATACTTATAGTTGAAGATGACCATAGTATAGGAGAACTCGAGAAGGACTACCTTGAAATAAACGGTTTTTCAGTAAAGATATGCAATGAAGGTGTAAGTGGTTTAAATTGCATTAAGGAAGAAGAATTTGACCTGCTTATTTTAGATATTATGCTCCCAGGTATAGATGGCTTTGAAATACTCAAGCGTGTTCGAGATGTAAAGGATATACCCATTTTACTTGTATCTGCCAAGAAAGAAGAGATTGACAAGATAAGAGGACTTGGCCTTGGAGCAGATGACTATATCACCAAGCCTTTTAGTCCTGGAGAACTTGTTGCAAGAGTAAATGCCCATATATCCAAATATGAAAGACTTAAGAGCAAATATGGCAACGAGAATCCAAACGAAACCTTTACCATTAGGGGACTTGAGATACAAAAGGAATCCAGAAGGGTATTTGTAAACGGTAAAGAACTAAATATGGCGCAGAAGGAATATGAGCTTCTTTTATTCATGGTACAAAACCCGAACAGAGTCTTCGGGAGAGAAGAACTGTTCGAGCGCATATGGGGTTTTGATTCCCTTGGCGATGCTGCAACTGTTACTGTTCACATAGCAAGGATCAGGGAAAAAATCGAGACGGATCCCTCTAACCCTCAATACGTAGAAACAGTGTGGGGTGCAGGTTATAGGTTCAGAGCCTAG
- a CDS encoding ABC transporter ATP-binding protein gives MKNFIRILKQARPYWKYLIITGISLIIITALNLVTPWKVRELIDVLSQEDTGNKISTIRNISVILFIAYVARAVFTYLNRYLSHVGAMKLVADMRVIVYEHLQKLSLSFYQDKQTGQLMSRTINDTATFEVLLAHAVPDLITNILILVGTGILLFTINPLLAALTLIPIPFLILGGVVFVKRIQPSFRKAQGTLGDLNAVVQDNISGIKEIQVFNQEARERKRVERRAQKYTSAVLSAMKLSSMFHPGVEMMSSLGTVIVVAFGGWLALGNYVSIADIVGFIMFLGLFYQPITTLARVIEDLQQASAGAERVFELLDTEPDIVDIKDAKVITRSKGEISFNNVSFHYIPENPVLKNISFTAEPGKMIALVGPTGVGKTTIISLIARFYDPLSGDIQIDGINVKNVTVSSLRNQISIVLQDIFLFNGSVAENIAYGSKEASIEDIIKASKTARAHDFISELPEGYDTVIGERGIKLSGGQKQRLSIARAVLRNTPILILDEATASVDVQTEIQIQQAIQELTGSRTIIVIAHRLSTVKQADQILVLKEGEIVESGTHEELLKQDGLYSELCEVQFGG, from the coding sequence TTGAAGAATTTTATAAGAATACTGAAACAGGCAAGACCTTATTGGAAATACTTAATTATTACGGGGATAAGCTTAATTATTATAACCGCATTGAATCTTGTTACGCCTTGGAAAGTCCGCGAACTGATTGATGTATTATCCCAGGAGGATACGGGCAACAAGATTTCAACAATCAGGAACATTTCAGTTATACTTTTTATTGCATATGTGGCAAGGGCGGTTTTTACTTATTTGAATCGTTATCTAAGCCATGTAGGTGCTATGAAACTGGTTGCCGATATGAGAGTAATTGTATATGAACATTTGCAAAAGCTGTCCTTGAGTTTTTATCAGGATAAACAAACCGGGCAGCTAATGTCTAGAACAATAAATGATACAGCAACTTTTGAGGTGCTTTTAGCTCATGCTGTTCCTGATCTTATAACAAACATACTTATTCTTGTAGGGACAGGAATTCTACTGTTTACAATCAACCCACTACTTGCAGCTCTTACGCTTATACCAATTCCTTTTCTGATATTGGGTGGAGTCGTTTTTGTTAAAAGAATACAGCCTAGCTTCAGGAAAGCTCAGGGAACTCTTGGAGATTTAAATGCAGTAGTTCAAGACAATATTTCAGGAATTAAAGAGATACAGGTTTTTAATCAGGAGGCCAGAGAGCGTAAACGTGTTGAGAGAAGAGCACAGAAATACACTTCAGCGGTGCTAAGTGCAATGAAGCTAAGCTCTATGTTCCATCCTGGAGTTGAGATGATGAGCTCGCTTGGAACAGTAATTGTAGTTGCATTTGGTGGATGGCTTGCATTAGGAAACTATGTTTCAATTGCTGATATTGTGGGATTCATAATGTTCTTAGGACTCTTTTACCAACCAATAACGACTCTTGCAAGAGTAATTGAGGATTTACAGCAGGCTTCAGCAGGTGCAGAAAGAGTTTTCGAACTTTTGGATACCGAGCCGGATATTGTTGACATTAAGGATGCCAAGGTGATTACCCGGTCAAAAGGGGAGATATCTTTCAATAATGTAAGCTTTCATTATATTCCTGAAAACCCGGTTTTAAAGAATATCAGCTTTACAGCAGAGCCCGGGAAAATGATAGCACTTGTAGGTCCTACAGGGGTTGGGAAAACTACAATTATAAGCCTTATTGCTCGGTTTTATGACCCGTTATCGGGTGATATTCAGATTGATGGGATAAACGTTAAAAATGTAACGGTTTCTTCACTTAGAAACCAGATAAGTATAGTTCTTCAGGATATATTCCTTTTCAATGGGAGTGTAGCGGAAAATATTGCTTATGGAAGCAAGGAGGCTTCAATTGAAGATATCATAAAGGCTTCAAAAACCGCAAGGGCTCATGATTTCATTAGTGAACTGCCGGAAGGTTATGACACTGTAATTGGCGAGCGTGGCATAAAACTCTCTGGAGGACAAAAGCAGCGTTTGTCAATTGCAAGAGCTGTTCTTAGAAATACGCCTATTTTGATACTTGATGAAGCAACTGCTTCTGTTGACGTACAGACCGAGATACAAATCCAGCAAGCAATTCAGGAACTGACAGGAAGCCGCACAATTATTGTGATTGCCCACAGGCTGTCTACAGTTAAACAGGCAGATCAGATACTGGTTTTGAAGGAAGGGGAAATTGTTGAGTCCGGCACTCATGAAGAGCTGCTTAAACAGGATGGTTTATACAGCGAGTTGTGTGAAGTACAGTTTGGGGGATAG
- a CDS encoding putative polysaccharide biosynthesis protein: MEKQSLTKGFAVMSAAGIIVKIMSFLYIPFLMAIIGDEGTGVYGAIYQVYVFIYVIANSGIPVAISKSISELNAVDNYKDALRSFKIARSYLLILGLVLSIIMFITAGPVASMLKCEKASLGIAVLSPTLFITAIVSAYRGYFQGCGNMTPTAISQVIEQIVNVVFTLLFAYLFRKSVELACAGATIGTSVGALIAGGYLIYIFNSNKSHPEFKLLKNSGVKRLTYKKLAKKIVKYSIPITICVAAQYAGNLIDLGNTMTRLQAANFSETRASEMYGLLFKYQQLLNAPIAIASALAATILPIISAAVALNNKREINEKINYAFRLCFFIAIPSAVGFSVLSKPIYSILSYGEGSYLMMYGSVVLVLMSISQIQSSILQGAGRLYKATFYLLLGIVVKIIVNYFLIGIRDINVMGAVIGSIIGFSVPIVLNTIEIKKSVGANINFIKQIIKPLVASGFMGMTVWIIYKLFYFIFNFMGNSYIANALATAISVLAGVVAFMFVMIIIKGITKEDLNNMPSKLKSIIPKRLIVLIR; encoded by the coding sequence ATGGAAAAACAGTCATTAACCAAAGGTTTTGCAGTTATGTCGGCAGCGGGTATTATAGTGAAAATCATGTCCTTTCTATACATTCCTTTTTTGATGGCCATAATAGGTGATGAGGGAACAGGCGTATATGGAGCAATATATCAGGTATATGTTTTTATTTATGTTATTGCAAATTCGGGTATTCCCGTAGCTATATCAAAATCTATATCTGAGCTAAATGCAGTAGATAATTACAAAGATGCTTTAAGATCTTTTAAAATAGCGAGATCATATCTTTTAATATTAGGTTTAGTACTATCTATTATAATGTTCATTACAGCAGGTCCGGTGGCAAGTATGCTTAAGTGTGAAAAAGCATCCCTTGGAATAGCTGTTTTATCACCTACATTATTTATTACAGCGATTGTATCTGCCTATAGGGGTTACTTTCAGGGATGTGGCAATATGACCCCTACAGCAATATCACAGGTAATAGAACAGATTGTTAACGTAGTTTTTACTCTTTTATTTGCCTACCTATTTAGAAAGAGTGTAGAGTTGGCATGTGCAGGGGCAACTATTGGAACTTCTGTTGGAGCTTTGATTGCTGGGGGATATCTTATTTATATATTTAATAGTAATAAAAGTCACCCAGAGTTTAAGCTGCTTAAAAACTCAGGCGTTAAGAGGTTAACATATAAGAAGTTGGCAAAAAAGATTGTGAAATACAGTATTCCCATAACTATTTGTGTAGCTGCACAATATGCAGGAAATCTCATTGATTTGGGCAATACTATGACAAGGCTACAGGCTGCTAACTTTAGTGAAACCAGGGCAAGTGAGATGTATGGTTTGCTGTTTAAGTACCAGCAGTTATTAAATGCTCCTATTGCGATAGCTTCTGCACTTGCAGCAACAATACTTCCTATAATTTCTGCTGCAGTTGCTTTAAATAATAAAAGAGAAATTAATGAAAAGATAAATTATGCTTTCAGGTTGTGCTTTTTTATTGCTATTCCGTCAGCAGTTGGTTTTTCAGTGCTAAGTAAGCCTATATATTCAATTTTGAGTTACGGTGAAGGCTCTTATTTGATGATGTATGGTTCGGTTGTACTGGTTTTGATGTCTATATCACAAATACAGTCCTCAATTCTTCAAGGCGCAGGTCGTCTTTACAAAGCTACGTTTTATTTACTGTTGGGAATAGTGGTCAAGATAATTGTCAATTACTTTTTAATAGGTATCAGGGATATTAATGTTATGGGAGCGGTAATTGGAAGTATAATTGGTTTTAGTGTACCGATTGTACTAAATACAATAGAAATAAAAAAGAGTGTAGGTGCTAATATAAACTTTATAAAGCAAATAATAAAACCATTGGTCGCTTCAGGTTTTATGGGCATGACTGTTTGGATAATTTACAAACTATTCTACTTTATTTTCAATTTTATGGGAAACAGCTATATTGCAAATGCACTTGCAACAGCGATATCTGTTTTGGCAGGTGTGGTTGCTTTTATGTTCGTTATGATAATTATAAAAGGTATTACTAAGGAAGATTTGAATAATATGCCGTCGAAGCTTAAATCAATTATACCTAAGAGGTTAATTGTCTTGATAAGATAA
- a CDS encoding ABC transporter ATP-binding protein, which produces MEKVIEINGLTKMYKNGRGIINLNLDIHKGDIFGFLGPNGSGKTTAMKIMTGLMKADSGDVKLFGHSIVDEYEKAMQRVGCIIETAESYPYLTAYENLKLFSRYYKNINDDRIDEVLELTGISKYRNEKARNFSLGMKQRLGISAAILSKPDLVILDEPLNGLDVEGMIEIRKLVKKLAETEQTTFFISSHLIHDVELTCTRIGVIYEGKILNIDSIQNILTNYASLENYFISEVDKNGKL; this is translated from the coding sequence GTGGAGAAAGTTATTGAAATAAATGGACTTACTAAAATGTACAAAAACGGAAGAGGAATCATCAACCTCAACCTGGACATACATAAAGGTGACATTTTTGGATTTTTAGGTCCAAACGGCTCAGGAAAAACAACTGCTATGAAAATAATGACTGGCCTTATGAAGGCAGACAGTGGTGATGTAAAGCTATTTGGGCACAGCATCGTTGATGAATATGAAAAGGCAATGCAAAGAGTAGGCTGTATTATTGAAACAGCAGAGTCCTACCCATACCTGACTGCATACGAAAATCTCAAACTGTTCTCAAGATATTATAAAAACATCAATGATGACAGAATCGACGAAGTTCTCGAACTCACCGGCATCTCAAAATACAGAAATGAAAAGGCAAGAAACTTTTCCCTTGGAATGAAGCAGCGCCTAGGCATCTCTGCAGCAATCCTCTCAAAACCCGATCTTGTTATTCTTGATGAGCCACTAAACGGGCTTGATGTGGAAGGTATGATTGAAATAAGAAAGTTGGTTAAAAAACTTGCAGAAACGGAACAGACAACCTTCTTTATATCCAGCCATCTTATACATGATGTAGAGCTTACCTGTACAAGAATAGGTGTTATTTACGAAGGAAAAATCTTAAATATTGACTCTATACAAAATATTCTGACTAACTATGCTTCTCTTGAAAACTACTTTATAAGCGAGGTTGACAAAAATGGAAAGCTTTAA
- a CDS encoding biotin transporter BioY, with translation MEKNIYLKDYLYSSMFAALISILALLSIPLPNGPSITGQTLGVMLAGSMLKPKQAALSIMTYLALGSIGLPVFSGGQSGFGVFAGKSGGYLIGFLAGAVVISLIKASSNNLFMIATSNLIGGIIVVHVIGSFWLGQISGLSFYQAFMLGSLPYLPGDIIKLICATLVAHSVNKQLPLSINHK, from the coding sequence ATGGAGAAAAATATTTATTTAAAGGACTATTTATATTCCTCAATGTTCGCTGCATTAATATCAATTTTAGCTTTACTAAGTATCCCACTTCCTAATGGTCCTTCTATTACAGGGCAAACTTTAGGAGTAATGCTTGCTGGAAGCATGCTAAAACCAAAACAGGCAGCCCTAAGTATTATGACTTATCTTGCACTTGGAAGTATAGGACTCCCTGTATTTTCAGGGGGACAAAGTGGATTTGGAGTCTTTGCCGGCAAGAGCGGAGGTTATCTGATAGGATTTTTAGCAGGAGCAGTAGTAATTTCTCTTATTAAAGCATCAAGTAATAACCTTTTTATGATTGCTACTTCAAATTTAATAGGAGGTATTATTGTTGTTCACGTTATAGGTTCATTCTGGCTTGGTCAAATTTCCGGATTAAGTTTTTATCAGGCATTTATGTTAGGTAGTCTGCCTTACTTACCGGGAGATATAATTAAATTAATCTGTGCAACGTTGGTAGCTCATTCCGTAAATAAGCAGTTGCCATTATCAATAAATCATAAGTAG
- a CDS encoding sensor histidine kinase translates to MNLKKRLIIQNAAIVAIPVLITIIASFVYIFICSHVFNADLSYESIQKLTKIQYEFFTADGNLLDGNPDKLLQKDFQQYVTERFNELNSYIVVLRKYDILFSTKMINPIEIEKCLETNKKNLLNNSVQLNDGSYIVKALPLKYSNGSDGWAILLAPIGKETSASEKLLYFSAGFFLISFFITNLLVSINSSKGILSPLSKLQTAAGEISRGNLDYEVIEDGDYEIRELCKSFEQMRLKLKESVYTQMKYDDNRKMLVSSISHDLKTPITSIKGYVEGIIDGVANTPEKVEKYLKTVHTKAAQVDSMIDDLLLYSKLDLNQIPFNFEKTDIVKYFEYCVLENEAELEKSNITLKLQNELTTDTYVLIDRERLRRVITNIIDNSKKYMNKSAGEIKIILRETQATIVIETSDNGSGIPKEDLPYVFDRFYRADAARSKMKGSGLGLAIAKQIIEGHGGSIWVRSIENEGTSIMLSLKKVPEGEDC, encoded by the coding sequence ATGAATCTTAAGAAACGATTGATTATACAAAATGCTGCTATAGTAGCTATTCCGGTTTTGATAACCATCATAGCTTCCTTTGTATATATTTTTATCTGTTCACATGTTTTTAACGCTGATTTAAGCTATGAAAGCATACAAAAACTTACGAAAATTCAATATGAATTTTTTACGGCTGATGGAAATCTACTCGACGGTAATCCTGACAAGCTTTTACAAAAAGATTTCCAGCAATATGTGACTGAAAGATTCAATGAGCTAAACTCATACATAGTAGTATTAAGGAAATATGATATTCTTTTTTCAACAAAAATGATAAATCCGATTGAAATAGAAAAATGCCTTGAGACAAATAAGAAAAATTTATTAAACAACTCGGTCCAATTAAACGATGGATCATATATAGTTAAAGCGTTGCCCTTAAAATATTCAAATGGAAGTGATGGCTGGGCTATTTTACTGGCTCCAATTGGGAAAGAGACCTCAGCTTCAGAAAAACTCTTATACTTTTCAGCTGGATTTTTTCTTATTTCTTTTTTCATTACAAATTTACTTGTTTCAATTAATTCTTCAAAAGGTATACTCTCTCCCCTCTCAAAGCTTCAAACTGCTGCAGGAGAGATCAGTCGAGGCAACCTTGATTATGAGGTTATTGAAGATGGAGATTATGAGATCAGAGAGCTGTGCAAATCCTTTGAACAAATGCGACTTAAGCTAAAAGAGTCCGTTTATACTCAAATGAAATATGATGACAATAGAAAAATGCTGGTATCGAGTATATCCCATGACCTGAAAACACCTATAACATCGATAAAAGGCTACGTTGAAGGAATTATTGACGGAGTTGCCAATACTCCTGAGAAGGTTGAAAAATACTTAAAGACTGTGCATACAAAAGCTGCTCAGGTTGATTCTATGATAGACGATTTACTGCTATATTCCAAACTTGATCTCAACCAGATCCCCTTCAATTTTGAGAAAACAGACATCGTAAAATACTTTGAGTATTGCGTACTGGAAAATGAAGCCGAATTGGAAAAATCCAACATAACACTTAAACTTCAAAATGAGTTGACAACAGACACCTATGTTTTGATTGACAGGGAAAGGCTTAGAAGAGTTATCACCAATATCATAGATAATTCAAAAAAATATATGAACAAATCAGCGGGGGAAATCAAAATCATTCTCAGGGAAACTCAAGCAACCATAGTAATTGAAACATCAGATAATGGTTCCGGCATACCGAAGGAAGATCTCCCCTATGTATTTGACAGATTCTATCGCGCTGATGCTGCAAGAAGTAAAATGAAAGGCAGCGGCCTTGGACTGGCTATTGCAAAGCAGATAATTGAGGGGCATGGTGGCTCAATATGGGTAAGAAGCATTGAAAATGAAGGTACCAGCATAATGTTATCTCTAAAAAAAGTACCGGAAGGTGAGGATTGTTAA
- a CDS encoding ABC transporter permease, with the protein MESFKAALINEIEKMYKKKKMTVILIISVTVIVIGKLISLGFSNFGIGGTFNVSAASPISVLSVLANTLLPLFTALVASDLFSGEFSHNTMKISLTRPISRFKLFSAKVAAIAFFVLANLLIVMFLSTIVGLICNFSSITFISIIRIIVSYLVTLLPIMVLALIVVFFSNIFKSSSAVFFIFAMFYIVSYVMGTVFQPFSGLFITSMLNWHTLWIADTMLLSKISREFLIMLGYGIMFFTAGYYLFDKRDL; encoded by the coding sequence ATGGAAAGCTTTAAAGCAGCGCTAATCAATGAAATCGAAAAAATGTATAAAAAGAAAAAGATGACTGTAATTTTAATTATTTCGGTAACTGTCATTGTAATAGGAAAGCTTATATCATTAGGGTTTAGTAACTTTGGTATAGGAGGGACTTTTAATGTAAGTGCTGCTTCTCCCATATCAGTTTTATCTGTACTGGCAAATACCTTACTTCCTCTATTCACAGCACTCGTAGCATCAGATTTATTTTCCGGTGAATTTTCGCATAATACTATGAAAATTTCCCTAACCAGACCAATTTCAAGATTCAAGCTGTTCTCAGCCAAAGTAGCTGCTATCGCATTCTTTGTATTGGCAAATCTACTAATTGTAATGTTTCTATCTACAATTGTAGGACTGATATGCAATTTTTCTTCAATTACATTTATAAGTATAATTAGAATAATTGTTTCCTATTTGGTAACACTTTTACCTATTATGGTTTTGGCTCTCATCGTAGTATTCTTTTCAAATATTTTTAAAAGCAGTTCGGCAGTTTTTTTCATTTTTGCAATGTTTTATATTGTAAGCTATGTGATGGGAACAGTTTTTCAACCCTTCTCAGGCTTGTTCATAACCTCAATGCTTAACTGGCACACGCTTTGGATTGCAGATACAATGCTTTTATCCAAAATTTCAAGAGAATTTCTTATTATGTTGGGATATGGTATAATGTTTTTTACAGCAGGGTACTACCTGTTTGATAAAAGAGATTTATAA